One genomic region from Campylobacter concisus encodes:
- a CDS encoding addiction module antitoxin, translated as MSEFLAEVLTLSILFIMIGFYAVYRAKKAQSEHEKNVASYDKNLLNFAQILGVQNYIDLVKFDEILAQALKEKLIFKFNKSTSQEKFISFIKDENFKTKPQISQNSIDEAFLNLCANSLVEPLKLAILKNEDQIYGFLFEKEQLFALIDSAALLGENIIICE; from the coding sequence ATGAGTGAGTTTTTAGCAGAAGTTTTAACACTTTCTATTTTATTTATTATGATTGGTTTTTATGCCGTTTATAGGGCTAAAAAGGCGCAAAGCGAGCATGAGAAAAATGTGGCCAGTTATGATAAAAATCTGCTAAATTTTGCTCAAATTTTAGGTGTGCAAAACTACATCGACCTAGTTAAATTTGATGAAATTTTAGCCCAAGCCTTAAAAGAAAAACTAATTTTTAAATTTAATAAATCTACCTCGCAAGAGAAATTTATCTCTTTTATAAAAGATGAGAATTTCAAAACCAAACCCCAAATTTCTCAAAACAGTATCGATGAAGCTTTTTTAAATCTTTGCGCAAACTCGCTTGTAGAGCCGCTTAAGCTTGCGATACTAAAAAATGAAGATCAAATTTATGGATTTTTATTTGAAAAAGAGCAGCTTTTTGCTCTTATTGATAGCGCTGCGCTACTTGGCGAAAATATTATAATTTGCGAGTAA
- the recA gene encoding recombinase RecA: MAKEKDSDKKIAIPESEADKKKALELALKQIDKAFGKGTLLRLGDKEVEAIESIPTGSLGLDLALGIGGVPKGRIIEIYGPESSGKTTLTLHIIAEAQKAGGICAFVDAEHALDVKYASNLGVNTDNLYVSQPDFGEQALEIVETLARSGAIDLIVVDSVAALTPKSEIDGDMGDQHVGLQARLMSQALRKLTGILSKMKTTVIFINQIRMKIGMMGYGTPETTTGGNALKFYSSVRIDVRKIATLKQNDEPIGNRTKAKVVKNKVAPPFKVAEFDIMFGEGVSKEGEIIDYGVKLDIIDKSGAWFSYKAEKLGQGRENAKAYLKEHPEISDEIVAAIKGSMGIDHLISSGAKDEDDDTNEAGDE; this comes from the coding sequence ATGGCAAAAGAAAAAGATAGTGACAAAAAGATAGCTATCCCAGAGAGCGAAGCGGACAAGAAAAAGGCGCTTGAGCTTGCACTAAAGCAGATCGATAAAGCTTTTGGCAAAGGCACGCTTTTAAGACTTGGCGACAAAGAGGTTGAGGCCATCGAGTCGATACCTACTGGCTCGCTAGGACTTGATCTGGCTCTTGGCATAGGCGGCGTCCCTAAAGGCAGGATCATCGAGATCTACGGACCAGAGAGCTCTGGTAAGACCACGCTCACACTTCACATCATCGCTGAAGCGCAAAAAGCTGGCGGAATTTGTGCATTTGTCGATGCAGAGCACGCACTAGACGTAAAATACGCTTCAAATTTAGGCGTAAATACCGACAACCTTTACGTCTCTCAACCAGACTTTGGCGAGCAGGCACTTGAGATCGTTGAGACACTTGCAAGAAGCGGTGCGATCGATCTTATCGTAGTTGATAGCGTCGCTGCTCTTACTCCAAAGAGCGAGATAGACGGCGATATGGGCGATCAGCACGTTGGTTTGCAAGCAAGGCTTATGAGCCAGGCGCTTAGAAAGCTAACTGGAATTTTAAGCAAGATGAAGACAACTGTTATCTTCATCAACCAAATTCGTATGAAGATCGGTATGATGGGATATGGCACGCCAGAGACCACAACTGGTGGTAATGCGCTTAAATTTTACTCATCTGTAAGGATCGATGTAAGAAAGATAGCCACACTTAAACAAAACGACGAGCCTATCGGCAACCGCACAAAAGCAAAAGTCGTTAAAAATAAGGTCGCGCCTCCATTTAAAGTAGCTGAATTTGACATCATGTTTGGCGAGGGTGTGAGCAAAGAGGGCGAGATCATCGACTATGGCGTAAAGCTCGACATCATCGACAAATCAGGTGCGTGGTTTAGCTACAAGGCCGAAAAACTAGGTCAAGGTAGAGAAAACGCTAAAGCCTACCTAAAAGAGCACCCAGAAATTTCTGATGAGATAGTAGCGGCGATCAAAGGCTCAATGGGGATAGATCACCTAATAAGTAGCGGCGCAAAAGACGAAGACGACGACACAAACGAAGCAGGAGATGAATAA
- the eno gene encoding phosphopyruvate hydratase, protein MVFIEDVEAHEVLDSRGNPTVRATVRLSDGTEASAIVPSGASTGKREALELRDKDERYAGKGVLKAVSNVNEKIAEAIIGLDAYNQKAVDEEMLELDGTHNYSNLGANAVLGVSMAVARAAAKSLNIPLYRYLGGANASILPVPMFNIINGGAHANNSVDFQEFMIMPFGFSTFSEALRAATEIYHKLKSILNAAGHSTAVGDEGGFAPNLKDNEEPLKLICLAVKEAGYELGSQIKLALDVASSELYKDGKYELEGKKFSSDELISYYEKLCEKYPIFSIEDGLSEDDWSGWAELTKRLGRKVQLVGDDLFVTNEKILREGIEKNIANAILIKPNQIGSVTQTMQTVRLAQRNGYRCIMSHRSGESEDAFIADFAVALNTGEIKTGATSRSERNAKYNRLLEIELEAGEFLGDNI, encoded by the coding sequence ATGGTATTTATTGAAGATGTAGAAGCTCACGAGGTTTTAGATAGTAGAGGCAACCCAACAGTCCGCGCGACAGTTAGACTAAGCGACGGCACCGAGGCAAGCGCGATCGTACCAAGCGGCGCAAGCACTGGCAAGCGTGAGGCACTCGAGCTTCGTGACAAAGACGAGAGATACGCTGGCAAAGGCGTACTAAAGGCTGTTTCAAACGTAAATGAAAAGATCGCTGAGGCGATAATCGGCCTTGATGCTTACAACCAAAAGGCAGTCGATGAAGAGATGCTTGAGCTTGACGGCACGCACAACTACTCAAATTTAGGCGCAAACGCAGTTCTAGGCGTATCTATGGCGGTAGCTCGCGCAGCTGCAAAGAGCCTAAATATCCCACTCTACCGCTATCTTGGCGGTGCAAACGCTAGTATCTTACCAGTGCCAATGTTTAACATCATAAATGGCGGCGCACATGCAAACAATAGCGTTGATTTTCAAGAATTTATGATCATGCCATTTGGATTTAGCACATTTAGCGAGGCACTTAGAGCTGCGACTGAAATTTATCACAAGCTAAAATCTATCCTAAACGCAGCTGGCCACAGCACTGCCGTCGGCGACGAGGGCGGCTTTGCTCCAAATTTAAAAGACAACGAAGAGCCATTAAAGCTCATCTGCTTAGCTGTAAAAGAGGCTGGATATGAGCTAGGCAGCCAGATAAAACTTGCTCTTGACGTCGCTTCAAGCGAGCTTTACAAAGATGGCAAATACGAGCTTGAAGGCAAGAAATTTAGCAGCGACGAGCTCATTAGCTACTACGAAAAACTTTGCGAAAAATATCCGATATTTTCTATCGAAGATGGCCTTAGCGAGGATGACTGGAGCGGCTGGGCTGAGCTTACAAAAAGGCTTGGCAGAAAGGTGCAGCTAGTTGGCGACGACCTTTTTGTTACAAATGAGAAAATTTTACGCGAAGGCATCGAGAAAAATATCGCAAATGCGATCTTAATCAAGCCAAATCAAATAGGCTCAGTCACGCAAACTATGCAAACTGTCCGCCTTGCTCAAAGAAATGGCTACCGCTGCATAATGAGCCACAGAAGCGGCGAGAGCGAAGATGCGTTTATCGCTGACTTTGCGGTCGCACTAAACACTGGCGAGATAAAGACAGGTGCCACTTCAAGAAGCGAGCGCAACGCGAAATACAACCGCTTGCTCGAGATTGAGCTTGAGGCAGGTGAGTTTTTAGGGGATAATATTTGA
- a CDS encoding AMIN domain-containing protein: protein MKKFWLVLSIFAASVFARENPFMPISELNTSVMTTNIIEKFDSFDSLSFKFPSDAALLLDVTIRYRANDGTIKEKRLADINKTIDYSDEFALNKVKNPEPVVAKKLDVSVTMANMPSQKVSTPVIIEKNETKISNKDRNKTSDMPTPNVVVIDLSTDKTKETTIKPEQKVVEIKIEPSAKPVDSVKNGKDVKFLGFISFLANDKELKIATKAKNLKHFTYEKNKIVLDFARPPRSFKTKSLKLENEHFKNVIIGWHDRYFRVVLELDKMHKYKLEAAENGYLLKLL from the coding sequence ATGAAAAAATTTTGGTTAGTTTTATCTATATTTGCAGCAAGCGTCTTTGCTAGAGAGAACCCATTTATGCCTATTAGCGAGCTAAATACAAGCGTTATGACAACAAATATCATAGAAAAATTTGATAGCTTTGATTCTCTTTCGTTTAAATTTCCAAGCGATGCGGCACTTTTACTAGATGTCACTATAAGATATAGAGCAAATGACGGCACCATAAAGGAAAAAAGACTAGCTGATATAAATAAAACTATCGATTACAGCGATGAATTTGCTTTAAATAAGGTAAAAAATCCAGAACCAGTCGTGGCAAAAAAGCTAGATGTTTCAGTCACAATGGCAAATATGCCTAGTCAAAAAGTAAGCACTCCTGTGATAATAGAAAAAAATGAAACTAAAATTTCAAATAAAGATAGAAATAAAACTTCAGATATGCCAACTCCAAATGTTGTAGTAATCGATCTTAGCACAGACAAAACAAAAGAAACTACCATAAAGCCTGAACAAAAGGTGGTCGAAATAAAGATTGAGCCTAGTGCAAAGCCAGTTGATAGTGTCAAAAATGGAAAAGATGTTAAATTTCTAGGTTTTATAAGCTTTCTAGCCAACGACAAAGAGCTAAAAATCGCTACAAAAGCTAAGAATTTAAAGCATTTTACTTATGAGAAAAATAAGATCGTGCTTGACTTTGCAAGGCCGCCAAGAAGCTTTAAAACTAAGAGCTTAAAACTTGAAAATGAACATTTTAAAAATGTGATCATAGGCTGGCACGATAGATATTTCAGAGTGGTTTTAGAGCTTGATAAGATGCATAAATATAAGCTTGAAGCCGCTGAAAATGGATATTTGCTTAAGCTTTTATAG